A genomic window from Nocardioides rotundus includes:
- a CDS encoding DUF3592 domain-containing protein — translation MKGCLLVGAISVAMLGVVLGVMVWGMERGADSDAAFTRAAKSQVLDGRPEKNYKYSPSNGQQVRYRYTFGGQTYTDTGWVSQTAWEEFGLEVRVCVNPDDPASHVVILRPNARCGEGNVGADGHQRAQRVGTGRG, via the coding sequence ATGAAGGGTTGTCTGCTCGTCGGCGCGATCAGCGTCGCGATGCTCGGTGTGGTTCTCGGGGTCATGGTCTGGGGCATGGAGCGTGGAGCCGACTCCGATGCGGCGTTCACCCGCGCCGCGAAGTCCCAGGTCCTCGACGGCAGGCCGGAGAAGAACTACAAGTACTCACCCTCCAACGGTCAGCAGGTCCGCTACCGCTACACGTTCGGCGGGCAGACGTACACCGACACGGGGTGGGTCTCGCAGACCGCGTGGGAGGAGTTCGGCCTCGAAGTTCGCGTGTGCGTCAACCCCGACGACCCCGCCTCACACGTCGTCATCCTCCGGCCCAACGCCCGTTGCGGAGAGGGGAATGTCGGGGCCGACGGCCATCAGCGCGCCCAGAGGGTCGGGACGGGCCGTGGCTGA
- a CDS encoding short-chain fatty acid transporter has protein sequence MLKTLSRPLVRLGERYLPGALTFAVVLTAVVAVLALTLTDSGPVEVTRAWGDGLIGLLAFMTQMALVLLLGHMLANTGPVRRLLTAAGNVPRTPAQAYGFVALCAAIASLITWGLGLVVAALLSIEVAESGRRRGLKLHFPLLVASGYSGFVVWHMGYSGSGPLAAATPGSFVESQVGRIIPVTETIFSWWNLVGIVVAVAVVVATVVAMRPGPGEKVVELPEGARLSDPEEGGLIDTHGDEGPTPAERLDSSRIITLALGLALLAYLVIWYSQEGFALTLDIVNWTFLCLVMLLVRSPAELGRLVVSAARNVGDILLQYPLYAGILGMMTATGLIEIFADFFVGIANEHTLGLWAFLSGGLINLFVPSGGGQFAVQAPIFLDAANQLGVDPAIVIMGVAYGDQWTNMIQPFWALPLLAIARLRTSDVLGYTAVTMLTTGVVFAGIMLVASL, from the coding sequence GTGCTCAAGACCCTGTCCCGACCGCTCGTCCGCCTGGGCGAGCGCTACCTGCCCGGCGCGCTGACCTTCGCGGTCGTGCTGACCGCGGTGGTCGCCGTACTCGCGCTGACGCTCACCGACTCCGGCCCGGTCGAGGTGACCCGCGCGTGGGGCGACGGGCTGATCGGGCTGCTGGCGTTCATGACGCAGATGGCGCTGGTGCTGCTGCTGGGGCACATGCTCGCGAACACCGGTCCGGTACGGCGCCTCCTGACCGCCGCGGGCAACGTGCCGCGCACGCCCGCGCAGGCCTACGGCTTCGTCGCGCTGTGCGCGGCGATCGCCTCGCTCATCACCTGGGGTCTCGGGCTGGTCGTGGCGGCGCTGTTGTCGATCGAGGTGGCCGAGAGCGGCCGGCGGCGCGGACTCAAGCTGCACTTCCCGCTGCTCGTGGCCTCGGGCTACAGCGGCTTCGTGGTCTGGCACATGGGCTACAGCGGGTCCGGCCCGCTCGCGGCGGCCACGCCGGGCAGCTTCGTGGAGAGCCAGGTCGGCCGGATCATCCCCGTCACCGAGACGATCTTCTCCTGGTGGAACCTGGTCGGGATCGTGGTGGCGGTGGCCGTCGTGGTCGCGACCGTGGTGGCGATGCGACCGGGCCCGGGCGAGAAGGTCGTCGAGCTGCCCGAGGGCGCGCGGCTCTCCGACCCCGAGGAGGGCGGTCTGATCGACACCCACGGCGACGAGGGTCCGACGCCGGCCGAGCGGCTGGACTCCAGCCGGATCATCACCCTCGCGCTCGGTCTCGCGCTGCTCGCCTACCTGGTCATCTGGTACTCCCAGGAGGGCTTCGCGCTCACCCTGGACATCGTCAACTGGACGTTCCTGTGCCTGGTCATGCTGCTGGTGCGCTCACCGGCCGAGCTCGGCAGGCTGGTCGTCTCGGCGGCCCGCAACGTCGGCGACATCCTGCTGCAGTACCCGCTCTACGCCGGCATCCTCGGCATGATGACCGCGACCGGGCTGATCGAGATCTTCGCCGACTTCTTCGTGGGCATCGCCAACGAGCACACCCTCGGCCTCTGGGCCTTCCTCTCCGGTGGCCTGATCAACCTGTTCGTCCCCAGCGGCGGCGGCCAGTTCGCCGTGCAGGCCCCGATCTTCCTCGACGCGGCCAACCAGCTGGGCGTCGACCCCGCCATCGTGATCATGGGGGTGGCGTACGGCGACCAGTGGACCAACATGATCCAGCCGTTCTGGGCCCTGCCGCTCCTGGCGATCGCGCGGCTGCGAACCTCCGACGTGTTGGGCTACACCGCCGTCACCATGCTGACCACCGGCGTCGTCTTCGCCGGGATCATGCTGGTCGCCTCGCTGTGA
- a CDS encoding arylsulfatase, producing the protein MTSLNHELPSSSRLGRRTLLGGGLAATAIAGYAGSRQPASAAETASSAGVPARRPNFLLVVVDDLGWGEVGAYGQEVLQTPVLDGIAADGLRFDQAYATPTCAPTRCSLFTGLHTGHARVKQNSQAGRGFLPEDVTIGEVLQGAGYTTGIIGKWGFGPDRGDSASHPLRQGFDRFFGYITHLHAHDYWPTYLWSDHTRVEYPENAGADVTYAGTLITEEALRFLDDVGADEPFFLDVSYTTPHAPNEIPSDAPYSDRPWPEGERNHAAQVTWTDTQVGLLMDRLERNGLADNTVVLVVSDNGPHQEGASYGHVGSNLPHDAEFFDSNGPLRGIKRDVYEGGIRVPMVASIPPALRTDASPAPGTAVRTPIAVWDLLPTFAELGGASIPDGLDGISFAPTFVGGEQPTHDYLYWQFPEGGFDEAVRFGQWKAVRHDRGATQLFQLNRDLSEQNDVAATFPSVVRRAERLMRESVA; encoded by the coding sequence ATGACCTCCCTCAACCACGAACTCCCCTCCAGCTCGCGTCTCGGGCGCCGCACGCTTCTCGGGGGCGGGCTCGCCGCGACCGCGATCGCGGGCTACGCCGGCTCCCGGCAGCCCGCCTCCGCCGCCGAGACCGCCTCGAGTGCCGGCGTACCGGCTCGGCGGCCGAACTTCCTGCTCGTCGTCGTCGACGACCTCGGCTGGGGCGAGGTCGGCGCCTACGGCCAGGAGGTGCTTCAGACGCCGGTCCTGGACGGGATCGCCGCCGACGGCCTGCGCTTCGACCAGGCCTATGCGACCCCGACCTGCGCGCCGACCCGCTGCTCGCTGTTCACCGGGCTGCACACCGGACACGCTCGGGTGAAGCAGAACTCCCAGGCCGGGCGGGGCTTCCTGCCCGAGGACGTCACGATCGGGGAGGTGCTGCAGGGTGCCGGCTACACCACCGGCATCATCGGCAAGTGGGGCTTCGGCCCGGACCGCGGCGACAGCGCGAGCCATCCGCTGCGACAGGGGTTCGACCGGTTCTTCGGCTACATCACGCACCTGCACGCCCACGACTACTGGCCGACGTACCTCTGGAGCGACCACACCCGCGTGGAGTATCCCGAGAACGCCGGGGCCGACGTCACCTACGCCGGCACGCTGATCACCGAGGAGGCGCTGCGGTTCCTCGACGACGTCGGCGCCGACGAGCCGTTCTTCCTCGACGTCTCCTACACCACCCCGCACGCGCCGAACGAGATCCCGTCCGACGCGCCCTACTCCGACCGGCCGTGGCCCGAGGGCGAGCGCAACCACGCGGCGCAGGTGACCTGGACCGACACCCAGGTGGGGCTGCTGATGGACCGACTGGAGCGCAACGGGCTGGCGGACAACACCGTCGTGCTGGTGGTCAGCGACAACGGCCCGCACCAGGAGGGCGCGAGCTACGGCCACGTGGGGAGCAACCTCCCGCACGACGCGGAGTTCTTCGACAGCAACGGGCCGCTGCGCGGGATCAAGCGCGACGTCTACGAGGGCGGCATCCGGGTGCCGATGGTCGCGAGCATCCCGCCAGCGCTGCGCACGGACGCCTCGCCCGCGCCGGGCACGGCGGTGCGGACCCCGATCGCGGTCTGGGACCTGCTCCCGACCTTCGCCGAGCTCGGCGGCGCGAGCATCCCCGACGGCCTGGACGGGATCTCCTTCGCGCCGACCTTCGTCGGCGGGGAGCAGCCCACGCACGACTACCTGTACTGGCAGTTCCCCGAGGGCGGCTTCGACGAGGCCGTACGCTTCGGACAGTGGAAGGCCGTGCGGCACGACCGGGGAGCGACCCAGCTGTTCCAGCTCAACCGCGACCTCAGCGAGCAGAACGACGTGGCCGCCACCTTCCCCTCCGTCGTCCGTCGCGCCGAGAGGCTGATGCGTGAGTCCGTCGCCTGA
- a CDS encoding formylglycine-generating enzyme family protein: protein MSPSPDPTPRSPCCAPAGAATGAPATEAAPAPSRVPSRGERSTRGQRPIPGGEFTMGDAFGEGYAADGEGPAHAVRVSPYLVDETAVTNAAFATFVKATGYVTEAEQLGLSAVFHLAAEAAPGDVVGRADGTPWWLVVKGADWRHPGGPRSGIGDRPQHPVVQVTWQDAQAYCAWAGKRLPTEAEWEYAARGGLAGARFPWGDELMDRGRWRLNIFQGRFPQHNTAEDGWLTTAPVKSFRPNGYGLHQMAGNVWEWCADRFSPTTYADRAASAPVTDPVAPGSDASGGEVLRVMRGGSYLCHDSYCHRYRVAARSANTAESASGNLGFRCANDA from the coding sequence GTGAGTCCGTCGCCTGACCCCACTCCCCGCTCCCCCTGCTGTGCTCCGGCCGGCGCCGCCACCGGCGCCCCCGCGACCGAGGCGGCCCCCGCCCCGTCCCGCGTCCCGTCGCGGGGTGAGCGCAGCACCCGGGGCCAGCGACCGATCCCGGGCGGGGAGTTCACCATGGGCGACGCCTTCGGCGAGGGGTACGCCGCCGACGGCGAGGGACCGGCGCACGCGGTCCGGGTCTCGCCGTACCTCGTCGACGAGACGGCAGTGACCAACGCCGCCTTCGCGACCTTCGTGAAGGCGACCGGCTATGTCACCGAGGCCGAGCAGCTCGGGCTCTCCGCGGTCTTCCACCTGGCCGCCGAGGCCGCGCCGGGCGACGTGGTCGGCCGCGCCGACGGCACGCCGTGGTGGCTGGTGGTCAAGGGCGCGGACTGGCGGCACCCGGGCGGGCCGCGCTCCGGCATCGGCGACCGGCCGCAGCATCCGGTGGTCCAGGTGACCTGGCAGGACGCGCAGGCCTACTGCGCCTGGGCGGGCAAGCGGCTGCCGACCGAGGCGGAGTGGGAGTACGCCGCCCGCGGCGGCCTCGCCGGCGCGCGCTTCCCGTGGGGGGATGAGCTGATGGACCGCGGCCGATGGCGGCTGAACATCTTCCAGGGACGCTTCCCCCAGCACAACACCGCCGAGGACGGCTGGCTCACCACGGCGCCGGTGAAGTCGTTCCGGCCGAACGGCTACGGCCTGCACCAGATGGCGGGGAACGTGTGGGAGTGGTGCGCGGACCGGTTCTCGCCGACGACGTACGCCGACCGCGCCGCCTCCGCGCCGGTCACCGACCCGGTGGCGCCGGGCAGCGACGCGTCCGGTGGCGAGGTCCTGCGGGTGATGCGGGGCGGGTCGTATCTGTGCCACGACTCCTACTGTCACCGGTACCGGGTCGCCGCCCGGTCGGCCAACACCGCCGAGTCCGCCTCGGGCAACCTCGGGTTCCGCTGCGCCAACGACGCCTGA
- a CDS encoding AMP nucleosidase, whose product MTDASSLPVQTPPPVEARSFTDAREAIGALQEIYDRNTAYLRDSLASLAAGEAEPDHRFGAFYPEITVATSVSGQVDPRRAFGHLPAPGTYSTTVTRPELFDAYLAEQLERLMDIHDIPVVVGESRTPIPIHFAVRGDQWVSGAALSELGRPLPDFFDVPDLESTEDEIVNGTFEAQAGEPAPLAPFTAPRIDYSLQRLAHYTATKPEHFQNHVLFTNYGFYVDEFRDFARELMADGGGGFESFVEPGTQGGMVTLAEGTTTGEPPAREPQMPAYHLTRPDHSGITLVNIGVGPSNAKTITDHVAVLRPHVWLMLGHCAGLRNTQQLGDYVLAHAYVREDHVLDDDLPVWVPIPALAEVQVALEESVAEVTGLDDWELKRIMRTGTVASTDNRNWELQATSGPIRRLSQSRAVALDMESAAIAANGFRFRVPYGTLLCVSDRPLHGELKLPGMASEFYQRQVSQHLRIGLRALEKLAAMQPDRLHSRKLRSFEETAFQ is encoded by the coding sequence ATGACCGACGCGTCCTCCCTGCCCGTCCAGACGCCGCCGCCCGTCGAGGCGCGCAGCTTCACCGACGCGCGCGAGGCGATCGGTGCGCTGCAGGAGATCTACGACCGCAACACCGCCTATCTGCGGGACTCCCTCGCCTCGCTGGCCGCGGGCGAGGCCGAGCCCGACCACCGGTTCGGCGCGTTCTACCCCGAGATCACCGTGGCGACGTCGGTGTCGGGGCAGGTGGACCCGCGGCGCGCGTTCGGGCACCTGCCGGCGCCGGGCACCTACAGCACCACGGTCACCCGGCCCGAGCTGTTCGACGCCTACCTGGCCGAGCAGCTCGAGCGGCTGATGGACATCCACGACATCCCCGTGGTGGTGGGGGAGTCGCGGACGCCGATCCCGATCCACTTCGCGGTGCGTGGCGACCAGTGGGTGAGCGGGGCCGCGCTGAGCGAGCTCGGGCGGCCGCTGCCGGACTTCTTCGACGTGCCCGACCTGGAGTCCACCGAGGACGAGATCGTCAACGGAACCTTCGAGGCGCAGGCCGGCGAGCCGGCGCCGCTCGCGCCGTTCACCGCGCCGCGGATCGACTACTCGCTGCAGCGGCTGGCGCACTACACCGCCACCAAGCCCGAGCACTTCCAGAACCACGTGCTGTTCACCAACTACGGCTTCTACGTCGACGAGTTCCGCGACTTCGCCCGGGAGCTGATGGCCGACGGCGGCGGGGGCTTCGAGTCGTTCGTCGAGCCGGGGACCCAGGGCGGCATGGTCACCCTGGCCGAGGGGACGACGACCGGCGAGCCCCCGGCGCGCGAGCCGCAGATGCCGGCGTACCACCTCACCCGTCCCGACCACAGCGGCATCACGCTGGTCAACATCGGCGTCGGCCCGTCGAACGCGAAGACGATCACCGACCACGTCGCCGTGCTGCGGCCGCACGTGTGGCTGATGCTGGGGCACTGCGCGGGGCTGCGGAACACCCAGCAGCTCGGTGACTACGTGCTGGCTCACGCCTACGTCCGCGAGGACCACGTGCTCGACGACGACCTGCCGGTGTGGGTGCCCATCCCGGCGCTCGCCGAGGTCCAGGTGGCCCTGGAGGAGTCGGTCGCCGAGGTGACCGGGCTGGACGACTGGGAGCTGAAGCGGATCATGCGCACCGGCACCGTCGCCTCCACCGACAACCGCAACTGGGAGCTGCAGGCGACCAGCGGCCCGATCCGCCGGCTCTCCCAGTCGCGCGCCGTCGCGCTGGACATGGAGTCGGCGGCGATCGCGGCGAACGGCTTCCGCTTCCGGGTGCCCTACGGCACGCTGCTCTGCGTCTCGGACCGCCCGCTGCACGGCGAGCTCAAGCTGCCCGGCATGGCCTCGGAGTTCTACCAGCGGCAGGTCTCGCAGCATCTGCGGATCGGCCTGCGGGCGCTGGAGAAGCTGGCCGCGATGCAGCCCGACCGGCTGCACTCCCGCAAGCTGCGCAGCTTCGAGGAGACCGCCTTCCAGTAG
- a CDS encoding alpha/beta hydrolase codes for MAREEIESAGHAGTLRGYRWSGEADPSWVAVLVHGYGEHVGRYEHVAARLVDGGAVVYAQDHVGHGRSDGERVLVEDFEPVVDDVRLLVRRASEEHPGLPVVLVGHSMGGMIAARYTQRFPDELTATVLSGPVLGRWAAVEQLLPLEEIPATPIDPDTLSRDPEVGKAYDADELVWHGDFKRPTLAALAAEIDTINDAGALAVPTLWLHGEEDQLVPIGDTRDGWGRIRAEDSEERTYPGARHEIFNETNQDEVLDDVLAFVHRHLGRS; via the coding sequence ATGGCACGCGAGGAGATCGAGAGCGCCGGGCACGCGGGGACGCTGCGCGGCTACCGCTGGAGCGGCGAGGCCGACCCGAGCTGGGTCGCGGTGCTCGTCCACGGGTACGGCGAGCACGTCGGCCGCTACGAGCACGTGGCCGCGCGGCTGGTCGACGGCGGCGCGGTCGTCTATGCCCAGGACCACGTCGGGCACGGGCGCAGCGACGGGGAGCGGGTGCTGGTGGAGGACTTCGAGCCCGTCGTGGACGACGTACGCCTGCTCGTCCGGCGGGCGAGCGAGGAGCACCCGGGCCTCCCGGTCGTGCTCGTCGGGCACTCGATGGGCGGGATGATCGCGGCCCGCTACACCCAGCGGTTCCCCGACGAGCTGACCGCGACCGTGCTCTCCGGGCCGGTGCTCGGGCGGTGGGCCGCGGTCGAGCAGCTGCTGCCCCTGGAGGAGATCCCGGCGACGCCGATCGACCCGGACACCCTGAGCCGGGACCCCGAGGTCGGCAAGGCATACGACGCCGACGAGCTGGTCTGGCACGGTGACTTCAAGCGGCCCACCCTGGCCGCGCTGGCCGCCGAGATCGACACGATCAACGACGCCGGCGCCCTCGCCGTACCGACCCTGTGGCTGCACGGTGAGGAGGACCAGCTGGTGCCAATCGGGGACACCCGCGACGGCTGGGGGCGGATCCGGGCGGAGGACTCGGAGGAGCGGACCTACCCCGGCGCGCGGCACGAGATCTTCAACGAGACCAACCAGGACGAGGTGCTCGACGACGTGCTGGCGTTCGTGCACCGGCACCTCGGGCGGTCGTGA
- a CDS encoding patatin-like phospholipase family protein — protein MRVALVLGAGGARGYAHLGVVEELRERGHEIVAVAGTSMGALVGGLVAAGRDEEFATWVRTLTQRGVLRLMDPAGFTEPGAVRGNRVIEKIDGILGELQIEELPIPFTAVAADLTTRREVWFQRGPLTAAIRASIAIPGALTPVAMGGRLLVDGGILNPVPVEPVLSVDADFTVAVDLAAQDALERAVGGSPVREEADVAGDTRSWLSRIGFAARDRETAAEKKAARRNPDTDPGAFDVMMKSFETMQEAMARYRVAANPPDVLVPVPLRSARTMDFHRAEELIGLGRRLAAEHLDAAGH, from the coding sequence GTGAGGGTCGCGCTGGTGCTGGGGGCCGGGGGAGCGCGCGGATACGCGCACCTCGGCGTGGTCGAGGAGCTGCGCGAGCGCGGCCACGAGATCGTCGCGGTGGCGGGTACGTCGATGGGCGCGCTCGTCGGCGGGCTGGTCGCCGCCGGGCGGGACGAGGAGTTCGCGACCTGGGTGCGGACCCTGACCCAGCGCGGCGTGCTCCGGCTGATGGACCCCGCGGGCTTCACCGAGCCGGGCGCGGTGCGCGGCAACCGGGTGATCGAGAAGATCGACGGCATCCTCGGCGAGCTGCAGATCGAGGAGCTGCCGATCCCGTTCACCGCGGTGGCCGCCGACCTGACCACCCGCCGCGAGGTGTGGTTCCAGCGGGGCCCGCTCACGGCCGCGATCCGCGCGTCCATCGCGATCCCCGGTGCCCTGACGCCCGTGGCGATGGGCGGACGGCTGCTCGTCGACGGGGGCATCCTCAACCCGGTGCCGGTCGAGCCGGTGCTCTCGGTGGACGCCGACTTCACCGTCGCCGTCGACCTCGCCGCGCAGGACGCGCTGGAGCGGGCGGTCGGCGGGTCGCCGGTGCGCGAGGAGGCCGACGTCGCGGGCGACACCCGCAGCTGGCTGTCCCGGATCGGCTTTGCCGCGCGCGACCGGGAGACCGCCGCGGAGAAAAAGGCCGCGCGGCGCAACCCCGACACCGACCCCGGCGCGTTCGACGTGATGATGAAGTCCTTCGAGACGATGCAGGAGGCGATGGCGCGCTACCGGGTCGCGGCGAACCCGCCCGACGTACTCGTCCCGGTGCCGCTCCGCTCCGCGCGCACGATGGACTTCCACCGCGCCGAGGAGCTGATCGGGCTCGGCCGCCGGCTCGCCGCGGAGCACCTGGACGCCGCCGGGCACTAG
- the mgrA gene encoding L-glyceraldehyde 3-phosphate reductase produces MAYHADDRRYDSMDYRFCGRSGLQLPVLSLGLWQNFGTDRPEETQREILRTAFDRGITHFDLANNYGPPYGRAEENFGRYLREDLAPYRDELIISTKAGYDMWPGPYGQGGGTRKYVLASLDQSLARMGLDYVDIFYSHRFDPDTPVEETMRALDHAVRSGRALYVGISSYSPEHTQEAASIARDLGTPLLIHQPSYSMLNRWVEERLLDVLEEEGMGCIGFTALAQGLLTDKYLGGVPEDSRAAREGSTLTGLDDAVLERVRALNGIAERRGQSLAQLALQWALRDPRMTSLVIGASSVRQLESNLAILDSPPLTADELAEIDGFAVESGVNLWA; encoded by the coding sequence ATGGCCTACCACGCTGACGACCGCCGCTACGACTCCATGGACTACCGCTTCTGCGGCCGCTCCGGGCTGCAGCTGCCCGTGCTCTCGCTCGGGCTGTGGCAGAACTTCGGCACCGACCGGCCCGAGGAGACCCAGCGGGAGATCCTGCGCACCGCGTTCGACCGCGGCATCACCCACTTCGACCTGGCCAACAACTACGGCCCGCCCTACGGCCGCGCGGAGGAGAACTTCGGCCGCTACCTGCGCGAGGACCTCGCCCCCTACCGGGACGAGCTGATCATCTCCACCAAGGCCGGCTACGACATGTGGCCGGGCCCCTACGGGCAGGGCGGCGGCACGAGGAAGTACGTCCTGGCCAGCCTGGACCAGTCGCTGGCCCGGATGGGTCTGGACTACGTCGACATCTTCTACAGCCACCGCTTCGACCCCGACACCCCGGTCGAGGAGACGATGCGCGCGCTGGACCACGCGGTGCGCAGCGGCCGGGCGCTCTACGTCGGGATCTCGTCCTACTCCCCCGAGCACACGCAGGAGGCGGCGAGCATCGCCCGCGATCTCGGCACGCCGCTGCTCATCCACCAGCCGTCGTACTCCATGCTCAACCGCTGGGTCGAGGAGCGCCTGCTCGACGTGCTGGAGGAGGAGGGGATGGGCTGCATCGGCTTCACCGCGCTGGCGCAGGGGCTGCTGACCGACAAGTACCTCGGCGGCGTGCCGGAGGACTCCCGCGCCGCCCGCGAGGGCTCGACGCTGACCGGGCTGGACGACGCGGTGCTGGAGCGGGTGCGTGCCTTGAACGGGATCGCCGAGCGGCGCGGCCAGTCGCTGGCGCAGCTCGCGCTGCAGTGGGCGCTGCGCGACCCGCGGATGACCTCGCTGGTGATCGGCGCCTCCTCGGTGCGGCAGCTCGAGTCGAACCTGGCGATCCTGGACTCCCCGCCGCTCACCGCGGACGAGCTGGCCGAGATCGACGGGTTCGCCGTCGAGTCGGGGGTGAACCTCTGGGCCTGA
- a CDS encoding NucA/NucB deoxyribonuclease domain-containing protein encodes MDFALRRTGTTSVIRANRRAALRECRNSGTRRAGQDCDEFPFASTWDGCAQKPRMCHARYISSTDNRGLGARLGEFYRKARVLGGDFFYVKVR; translated from the coding sequence GTGGACTTTGCCCTCAGAAGAACAGGTACCACCTCCGTCATTCGGGCTAACCGCCGAGCAGCCCTAAGAGAATGTCGTAATAGTGGAACGCGGAGAGCAGGACAGGATTGCGACGAATTTCCCTTTGCGTCCACGTGGGATGGGTGCGCACAGAAGCCTCGCATGTGTCATGCGAGATACATATCGTCCACCGATAATCGTGGCCTCGGCGCGAGGTTGGGAGAGTTCTATCGCAAGGCAAGAGTGTTGGGCGGCGACTTCTTCTACGTAAAGGTCAGGTAG
- a CDS encoding S49 family peptidase produces MDRTPDDAPPPQAPAAQAPPPAYPPPRTPVPAGPPAPPQPPGGFKRGFGLGAGAALGAGLIAMIVGVVGFALLAGLLALIGSTVTSAPSTSEGTPLETVWGPEDASTTIREIAVTGPILTDSGSGGVGLFGLGTYGYDVAEQLDAMDKGDADAVLLSMDTPGGTITGSRAIADAVTRYQNRTGQPVVAFVRGMSASGGMYAMAGADQVIADHGTMIGSIGVILGPLQRYRDVTAIEGGLLGGGVTTDGGITQEYFTKGKGKDFGNPWRAITPEERRVISAGMDDEYDAFVNHVSDGRGIPERVIRNDIGAYIYSPRQAIDNGLIDTERGADEAFRRAAEIAGGDPDDTRIVAPAPLGFLESLTSARSDAEPTQAQLDRAAAAIRRSEVCAGGAAVMAVHVQVANLCR; encoded by the coding sequence ATGGACCGCACGCCCGACGACGCCCCGCCGCCGCAGGCGCCGGCCGCCCAGGCTCCTCCGCCGGCCTACCCGCCGCCGCGGACGCCGGTCCCGGCCGGCCCGCCCGCGCCCCCGCAGCCCCCGGGCGGCTTCAAGCGCGGTTTCGGCCTCGGCGCCGGCGCGGCCCTGGGCGCCGGGCTGATCGCGATGATCGTGGGCGTCGTCGGCTTCGCCCTGCTCGCCGGCCTGCTGGCACTGATCGGCAGCACCGTGACCAGCGCGCCTTCGACGAGCGAGGGCACGCCGCTGGAGACGGTGTGGGGTCCCGAGGACGCCAGCACCACGATCCGGGAGATCGCGGTGACCGGCCCGATCCTCACCGACTCCGGCAGCGGCGGCGTCGGGCTCTTCGGGCTCGGCACCTACGGCTACGACGTGGCCGAGCAGCTCGACGCGATGGACAAGGGCGACGCGGACGCCGTACTCCTCTCCATGGACACCCCTGGCGGCACCATCACCGGCAGCAGGGCGATCGCCGACGCGGTCACGCGCTACCAGAACCGCACCGGGCAGCCGGTGGTCGCGTTCGTCCGCGGCATGTCCGCCTCGGGCGGGATGTATGCCATGGCCGGCGCCGACCAGGTGATCGCCGACCACGGCACGATGATCGGCAGCATCGGCGTGATCCTCGGCCCGCTGCAGCGCTACCGCGATGTCACCGCGATCGAGGGCGGCCTGCTCGGCGGCGGTGTGACCACCGATGGCGGGATCACGCAGGAGTACTTCACCAAGGGCAAGGGCAAGGACTTCGGCAACCCCTGGCGGGCCATCACGCCGGAGGAGCGGCGGGTGATCAGCGCAGGGATGGACGATGAGTACGACGCCTTCGTCAACCACGTCTCCGACGGCCGCGGGATCCCGGAGCGGGTCATCCGCAACGACATCGGTGCCTACATCTACTCCCCGCGGCAGGCGATCGACAACGGGCTGATCGACACCGAGCGCGGGGCCGACGAGGCCTTCCGTCGCGCGGCCGAGATCGCCGGCGGCGACCCCGATGACACGCGGATCGTCGCCCCCGCCCCGCTGGGCTTCCTGGAGTCGCTGACCTCGGCCCGCTCCGACGCCGAGCCGACGCAGGCGCAGCTGGACCGGGCGGCCGCGGCGATCCGGCGCAGCGAGGTGTGCGCCGGAGGTGCGGCGGTGATGGCGGTGCACGTGCAGGTCGCCAACCTCTGCCGCTGA